A stretch of Camelina sativa cultivar DH55 chromosome 18, Cs, whole genome shotgun sequence DNA encodes these proteins:
- the LOC104763314 gene encoding LOW QUALITY PROTEIN: pre-mRNA-splicing factor CWC22 homolog (The sequence of the model RefSeq protein was modified relative to this genomic sequence to represent the inferred CDS: substituted 1 base at 1 genomic stop codon), whose protein sequence is MGRRSRMETEHVVGRVRVSDDHENRKSSRRDLDIIGGGDKTGGVYIPPFKLGRMMRDVKDKSSVEYQRLTWDALRKSINGLVNKVNASNIKNVIPELFSENLIRGRGLFCRSCIKSQMASPGFTDVFAALVAVINSKFPQVALLLLKRVVLQLKRAYTRNDKPQLLAAVKFIAHLVNQQVAEWIIALELLTVLLEDPTDESVEVAVAFVTECGAFLQDVTPNGVNGIFDRFRGILHEGDIDKRVQYLIEDLFVTRKQKFQGHPAVRPELDLVEEKYSHDVSLDQESDPETGLDVFSPDPDFVDKEEKYEALKKELLGEESDDEDGSDGSKEGNNEXKDDESDEEEEMRIRDETETNLVNLRRTIYLTIMSSVDFEEAGHKLLSIKLEPGQEVELCIMLLECCSQERTYLRYYGLLGQRLCMINRIHQANFEKCFVQQYAMSHRLETNKLHNVATFFAHLLGTDALPWHVLAYIRLTEEDTTSSSRIFTKILFLKLSDDLGIKELNERLQDSAMQESFESIFPKDNPKNTRFAINFFTAIGLGGITENLREYLKNMPRLIMQKQKQVAESQSGSDSSGSESDSSSSSSSDESDGGKRKRRRRA, encoded by the exons ATGGGTAGGCGATCGAGAATGGAAACAGAACACGTTGTTGGTAGGGTTAGGGTTTCTGATGATCACGAGAACCGTAAGAGCTCGCGACGTGATCTTGATATCATTGGTGGAGGAGATAAGACTGGTGGAGTTTATATTCCTCCCTTCAAGCTAGGGCGCATGATGCGTGATGTGAAAGACAAGAGCAGCGTCGAGTACCAACGTCTCACATGGGATGCTCTTCGTAAAAGCATCAACGGACTCGTGAACAAGGTTAACGCAAGCAACATCAAGAACGTGATCCCTGAACTCTTTTCTGAGAATCTCATCAGAGGCAGGGGACTCTTCTGCCGTTCTTGTATCAAGTCTCAGATGGCATCACCTGGCTTCACTGACGTATTTGCAGCTTTAGTCGCTGTTATCAACTCCAAGTTCCCTCAAGTTGCGTTACTTTTACTGAAAAGGGTAGTTTTGCAGCTTAAGAGAGCGTATACGCGTAACGACAAGCCTCAGTTGCTTGCTGCTGTTAAATTCATAGCTCACCTAGTAAACCAACAAGTCGCTGAGTGGATTATTGCACTTGAATTACTCACTGTACTTCTTGAAGACCCTACTGATGAAAGTGTCGAGGTGGCTGTTGCGTTCGTGACCGAGTGTGGCGCGTTTCTGCAAGACGTTACACCAAACGGAGTGAATG GGATTTTTGATCGGTTTCGTGGTATACTGCATGAGGGAGACATTGATAAGAGAGTTCAGTACTTGATTGAAGATCTCTTTGTTACTAGGAAACAGAAATTTCAG GGACATCCGGCGGTTCGTCCGGAGCTAGATCTAGTGGAAGAAAAATATTCACACGATGTCTCTCTTGATCAAGAAAGCGATCCTGAAACTGGTCTTGATGTTTTCAGTCCTGATCCTGACTTTGTTGACAAGGAAGAAAAATACGAGGCGCTGAAGAAAGAGTTACTCGGCGAGGagtctgatgatgaagatggctCTGATGGTAGTAAAGAAGGTAACAATGAGTAGAAAGATGATgaatctgatgaagaagaagaaatgagaataaGAGACGAGACAGAGACTAATCTTGTTAATCTAAGGAGGACAATTTACTTGACCATTATGTCTAGCGTTGATTTTGAGGAAGCAGGACACAAGTTACTTAGCATTAAGCTTGAACCAGGACAAGAGGTTGAACTATGCATAATGCTCTTGGAATGTTGCTCTCAGGAGAGAACTTATCTTCGGTACTACGGTTTGTTGGGTCAGCGTTTATGTATGATCAACAGGATCCATCAAGCGAATTTTGAGAAGTGCTTTGTTCAGCAGTATGCCATGAGTCACCGTCTTGAGACAAACAAGTTACATAACGTGGCTACGTTTTTTGCTCATTTACTTGGCACAGATGCTCTCCCTTGGCATGTTCTTGCTTACATTAGGTTAACCGAAGAGGACACAACTTCCTCATCTCGTATCTTCACTAAGATCCTTTTCCTG AAACTGTCAGACGACTTGGGGATTAAGGAACTTAATGAGAGGCTTCAGGATTCAGCAATGCAGGAATCATTTGAATCTATCTTCCCTAAAGATAATCCAAAGAACACGAGGTTTGCGATCAACTTCTTTACCGCCATTGGTCTTGGAGGCATCACAGAGAATCTCAGAGAGTATCTGAAGAACATGCCACGCCTCATCATGCAAAAGCAGAAGCAAGTTGCGGAGTCACAATCAGGATCTGACAGTTCTGGTTCCGAGTCagactcatcatcttcttctagtTCAGATGAAAGCGACGGAGGGAAgaggaaacgaagaagaagagcttga